One Elusimicrobiota bacterium genomic region harbors:
- the rplI gene encoding 50S ribosomal protein L9, producing the protein MKVVLTQNVEKVGNAGDVKNVTGGFARNYLFPRELAWEATSSNLKRWEDKKKSYLRLSARELDKAQQRADKIGKESCTINVKTDNEDKIFGSVTNMDIAKSLLSKGIEVDKKDIILEEPIHKVGAYTVKVRVHQQVYAELKVWVVAEDTEKSES; encoded by the coding sequence ATGAAAGTAGTGCTTACACAGAATGTAGAAAAAGTTGGTAATGCCGGGGATGTAAAAAATGTTACGGGCGGATTCGCGAGGAATTATCTTTTTCCCCGTGAGTTAGCTTGGGAAGCAACGTCCTCTAATCTTAAACGCTGGGAAGATAAGAAAAAAAGTTATCTCCGCCTTTCCGCGCGGGAATTGGATAAAGCGCAGCAGAGAGCTGATAAAATTGGAAAAGAGTCGTGTACGATTAACGTGAAGACTGATAATGAAGATAAGATATTCGGTTCCGTAACGAATATGGATATCGCGAAGTCGTTGCTTTCAAAAGGTATTGAAGTTGATAAAAAAGATATTATTCTCGAAGAGCCTATACATAAAGTCGGGGCGTATACCGTAAAAGTTAGAGTGCATCAGCAGGTGTATGCTGAACTTAAAGTATGGGTAGTCGCCGAGGATACTGAAAAAAGTGAAAGCTAA
- the dnaB gene encoding replicative DNA helicase — translation MADIFNHVPPHSEEAEMAVLGSMMIERAAIDKVIALLKDVSFYKPGHQIVFRAIRRLYESNIAVDIQTVGEELKKEKKLADIGGAAYLMTLIESVATAANVEDYALIVRDKSTLRGLIDVSHEMLADAYKDESGAQAVIEQAEQRIFKIRNEGFQSGFIGINELMPPVLDQVESYIQNKKDGLGLMTGFPKFDRLTGGLQKGNLIIIAGRPGMGKTSWCLNIVENIALHSKRPVAVFTMEMSKNEIAQRFLCSVAKINMNKLRDNRVSRSAWPDITTAASKLMEAKIFINELPSGTLLDLRAQARRVVSEQKVELIVVDYMQLLSSGTKRMEGRQQEISDISRSLKLLARYLEIPIVVVSQLSRKPEERGKDNEPKLSDLRESGAIEQDADVVGFVYREDYYNKEDQSIRGKARLIIAKQRNGPQGTQDMVFFSEYTRFENAETRQQEQEQ, via the coding sequence ATGGCAGATATTTTTAATCACGTACCACCTCATTCAGAAGAAGCGGAAATGGCAGTGCTTGGGTCTATGATGATCGAACGGGCTGCTATTGATAAAGTTATTGCTCTGCTCAAGGATGTTTCATTTTATAAACCAGGCCATCAGATAGTGTTCCGTGCTATACGTAGGTTATATGAATCTAATATCGCTGTGGATATTCAGACGGTAGGAGAGGAATTAAAAAAAGAAAAAAAACTTGCGGATATCGGCGGAGCGGCGTATCTTATGACATTGATTGAGTCTGTAGCAACTGCAGCGAATGTCGAGGATTATGCGTTGATTGTACGGGATAAATCTACACTCCGCGGGTTGATTGATGTTTCACATGAGATGCTGGCGGATGCGTATAAAGATGAATCCGGTGCACAGGCTGTTATTGAACAGGCGGAACAACGGATTTTTAAGATACGTAATGAAGGGTTCCAGAGCGGGTTTATAGGGATTAATGAGTTAATGCCGCCGGTACTTGATCAGGTTGAGAGTTATATTCAGAACAAAAAAGATGGGTTAGGGTTGATGACCGGATTTCCTAAGTTTGACAGGCTAACCGGCGGGTTACAGAAAGGTAATCTCATCATTATTGCCGGGCGGCCGGGGATGGGTAAAACGTCGTGGTGTTTAAACATAGTGGAAAATATTGCGTTGCATAGTAAACGCCCGGTTGCGGTGTTTACGATGGAGATGTCAAAAAACGAAATAGCGCAGCGGTTCCTGTGTTCAGTTGCAAAGATTAATATGAATAAGTTAAGGGATAACAGGGTTTCCCGCAGTGCATGGCCGGATATCACAACCGCTGCGTCGAAGTTGATGGAAGCGAAGATATTTATTAATGAGTTGCCTTCAGGAACGCTGTTGGACCTACGTGCACAGGCACGGAGGGTTGTGTCGGAACAAAAAGTTGAACTCATAGTGGTGGATTATATGCAGCTGCTCTCCAGCGGGACTAAACGTATGGAAGGCAGGCAACAGGAAATTTCTGATATCTCAAGGTCATTAAAACTACTCGCGCGGTACCTCGAGATCCCGATAGTAGTGGTGTCGCAGCTTAGCCGTAAACCCGAAGAGCGGGGGAAGGATAATGAACCTAAATTATCCGACCTGCGGGAAAGCGGGGCGATTGAACAGGATGCTGATGTCGTCGGATTTGTTTACCGCGAAGATTATTATAACAAGGAAGATCAGAGTATCAGAGGTAAAGCCAGGCTTATCATTGCGAAACAGCGGAACGGGCCCCAGGGGACTCAGGATATGGTGTTTTTCAGTGAGTATACACGGTTTGAGAACGCTGAGACCAGGCAGCAAGAGCAGGAACAGTGA
- the alr gene encoding alanine racemase has protein sequence MINTILRPTWVEIDLSAITQNVSIIQSLIGKHTGIIAVVKADAYGHNAEFIVKELVKQKVVAFYGVACLEEGIALRKAGIKPKILILGNVYPYHLLPLLFSYQLTPTVISIESAVELNKAAKKRKVVLPVHVKVDTGMGRIGSSADDAGALIQYIHTKCQALLIEGVYTHFSSADSDEWYTRYQYDNFENVLKSIGKIKIVHTANSATIIRCPSQYYDYVRPGLLLYGLEPFPGVNTRYGFKPVLTWKTKVVYLKNIQIGQRVSYNGTFIAKTGMTVATLPVGYADGYNRKLSNTGQVLLHGKRINVIGRVTMDMVMADVTGIKDVRLGDEVVLIGQQGRERITAEEVAGLVGTINYEIVCGIGKRVTRIAV, from the coding sequence GTGATTAATACTATTCTTCGTCCCACATGGGTTGAGATAGATTTGTCCGCTATTACGCAAAATGTCAGTATAATACAGTCGTTAATCGGTAAACACACAGGGATTATTGCTGTAGTAAAAGCTGATGCTTACGGGCATAATGCTGAGTTTATCGTTAAGGAATTGGTTAAACAAAAAGTTGTTGCGTTCTACGGTGTTGCATGCCTCGAAGAAGGTATTGCGTTACGCAAAGCAGGGATTAAACCTAAAATATTAATCCTCGGGAATGTTTATCCGTATCACTTATTACCATTATTATTTTCTTACCAGTTGACTCCCACTGTTATCAGTATAGAGTCCGCTGTGGAGTTAAACAAAGCTGCAAAAAAACGTAAGGTTGTATTACCGGTGCACGTGAAGGTTGATACTGGGATGGGGAGGATTGGATCCTCTGCTGATGATGCGGGTGCTCTTATACAATATATCCACACAAAATGCCAGGCGTTGTTAATAGAAGGAGTATATACGCATTTTTCATCGGCGGATAGTGATGAATGGTATACAAGGTATCAGTATGACAATTTTGAGAATGTATTGAAGAGTATTGGTAAAATAAAAATCGTCCACACAGCTAATTCCGCAACAATAATCAGGTGTCCCTCACAATATTATGATTATGTCCGCCCGGGGTTGTTGTTGTACGGGTTGGAACCATTCCCCGGGGTCAATACAAGGTACGGGTTCAAGCCTGTGTTAACATGGAAAACTAAAGTTGTTTACCTAAAGAATATCCAGATCGGGCAAAGAGTTAGCTATAACGGGACGTTTATCGCAAAAACAGGGATGACGGTTGCAACTTTGCCTGTAGGGTATGCTGATGGGTATAACCGTAAACTATCAAATACCGGGCAGGTGTTGTTACACGGTAAACGTATAAACGTTATCGGGCGGGTAACCATGGATATGGTTATGGCGGATGTTACGGGTATTAAAGATGTTAGGTTAGGGGATGAAGTTGTGCTCATAGGGCAGCAGGGGCGGGAGAGAATTACGGCTGAGGAAGTTGCTGGTTTAGTTGGAACGATTAATTACGAAATTGTATGCGGGATCGGGAAACGTGTTACCCGCATTGCAGTATAG
- a CDS encoding ABC transporter permease, whose translation MINGMFTKVKVVSYDLTVSLGKFAILFGQVISWMRVLPWDVKSITAQMVEVGIKSFPICVMSSFSMGMVLALQAGTSARFVFNEPLYVGTIVAFSLIKELSPVLMATVVAGRVGAGIAAEIGTMKVTEQIDALYTLGTNPIRYLVMPRFIACVTMLPLLTVFTNIVGLTGGYIVSVTNLEIPGTIYWADAYDYMRVKDLFHGLIKSVFFGATIALVSCYKGFECKNGAEGVGRATTSAVVMTLVIILVSDYFLTALLVALGIG comes from the coding sequence ATGATAAACGGTATGTTCACAAAAGTTAAGGTCGTATCTTATGACCTCACGGTAAGTTTGGGGAAGTTCGCTATACTGTTCGGGCAGGTGATTAGTTGGATGCGGGTATTACCGTGGGATGTGAAGAGTATTACCGCGCAGATGGTTGAGGTTGGGATAAAATCGTTCCCGATCTGCGTAATGTCGTCGTTCTCAATGGGTATGGTGTTAGCACTACAAGCAGGGACTTCCGCAAGGTTTGTATTTAATGAACCGCTCTACGTCGGGACTATTGTTGCGTTTTCGTTGATAAAAGAGTTGTCGCCGGTATTGATGGCAACAGTTGTTGCCGGGCGTGTTGGGGCAGGAATTGCAGCGGAAATCGGGACAATGAAGGTTACTGAACAAATTGATGCGTTGTATACATTAGGGACAAATCCTATCCGCTACCTCGTAATGCCGAGATTTATTGCGTGTGTGACTATGCTGCCGTTGTTGACGGTGTTCACAAATATTGTTGGCCTTACCGGCGGATATATTGTCAGTGTTACCAACCTCGAGATACCGGGGACGATTTATTGGGCGGATGCATATGATTATATGAGGGTAAAGGATTTGTTTCACGGGTTGATCAAGTCAGTATTTTTTGGTGCAACAATCGCGTTAGTGTCTTGTTACAAAGGGTTTGAGTGTAAGAACGGGGCGGAAGGTGTAGGGCGTGCTACTACCAGCGCGGTAGTGATGACACTGGTTATTATTCTGGTAAGCGATTATTTTTTGACGGCGTTGCTTGTAGCCCTTGGGATTGGATAA
- a CDS encoding ABC transporter ATP-binding protein codes for MIKVEGVYKQFGKKQVLDNVELEIYDGETLTIIGGSGCGKTVLLKHLVGLLKPDKGEIYVDDQQISKLEDEQLWKIQQKFGYLFQGAALFDSLTVAENVAFGLRNMKLPYTEVMRRVKEGLRHVGLKDIENQKPAELSGGMRKRVGLARAIAYAPKYVCYDEPTTGLDPITSDTINELILKLQGELKVTSIVVTHDLKSAYKISNRIAMLHQGKIVEIGTPEEIQHTKNPFVRQFIEGSCNGPIQVLY; via the coding sequence ATGATAAAAGTTGAAGGTGTATATAAACAGTTTGGGAAAAAACAGGTTCTTGATAATGTTGAACTCGAGATTTATGACGGGGAAACGTTAACGATCATCGGGGGTAGCGGGTGCGGGAAAACTGTGCTGCTTAAACACTTAGTCGGGTTACTGAAACCGGATAAAGGTGAGATTTATGTTGATGATCAACAAATATCAAAACTTGAGGATGAACAGTTGTGGAAGATTCAGCAGAAGTTCGGGTACTTGTTCCAGGGCGCGGCATTATTTGATTCATTGACGGTTGCTGAGAATGTTGCGTTTGGGTTGAGAAACATGAAATTGCCGTATACTGAAGTTATGCGCCGCGTAAAGGAAGGGTTGAGGCATGTAGGGCTTAAGGATATTGAGAATCAGAAACCGGCAGAACTTTCCGGTGGGATGCGTAAACGCGTAGGGCTTGCCCGCGCAATTGCGTACGCGCCAAAGTATGTGTGTTACGACGAGCCTACCACCGGGCTGGATCCTATAACATCGGATACGATTAATGAACTGATACTTAAACTCCAGGGAGAACTTAAGGTTACTTCGATTGTTGTGACACATGATCTTAAAAGCGCGTATAAGATATCTAACCGTATCGCGATGCTGCATCAGGGAAAGATTGTGGAGATCGGTACTCCTGAAGAAATTCAGCATACAAAAAACCCGTTTGTCCGGCAGTTTATTGAAGGTTCCTGCAACGGTCCTATCCAGGTGCTGTATTAA
- a CDS encoding MlaD family protein encodes MPKEVKLGIFVLCGLAVLLGTIFAIKDIRLEKGYTLYLFLEDTGGLMEKAWVRSSGVKIGKVDRIILDGQRAKVRLWIWGDTKIYADAQASILATGLLGVKYVNMVLGGKQSKVLLKNNEVLQGISPVTTEKMLESAMDSVKGLVDALNSVVGDGKLGENLNEIVDNVRVLTDRLENTIREDDIKQIVDDISSASKDMAKLSSEVLDILEKNRKPAESLVDNVAQASTKLESLLAKVEDKDSVLGKLINDKDVGRQVQETITALEDTANNAQAVLGKLGKINTYWDYRLRYDATTSVFRNDFGLKISPDEGKFYFLGVNNISDANFVDTFQKQNSLTGLIGREFMDRLELYAGVIRSYGGLGLAWQPLKFGWLGIELNAQLFEFSRKVPAALPVGIVGTELSLANWLRCGIQAEDVFGSATWHTYFNVVIEDKDMAYVIALLGLSKP; translated from the coding sequence ATGCCGAAAGAAGTTAAACTCGGGATATTTGTGCTGTGCGGGCTTGCGGTTTTGTTGGGTACAATTTTTGCTATCAAAGATATCCGGTTGGAGAAAGGGTATACTTTATACTTATTCCTCGAAGATACCGGCGGGTTGATGGAGAAAGCGTGGGTACGGAGTTCCGGGGTTAAGATAGGGAAGGTTGATAGAATAATTCTTGACGGGCAGCGGGCGAAGGTTAGGTTATGGATCTGGGGTGATACCAAAATCTATGCTGATGCGCAAGCGTCTATACTTGCTACGGGTTTGCTCGGGGTTAAGTATGTCAATATGGTATTGGGTGGGAAACAGTCTAAGGTGTTACTAAAAAACAATGAGGTTCTTCAGGGGATAAGCCCGGTTACGACTGAAAAAATGCTGGAATCCGCGATGGATAGCGTCAAGGGATTAGTAGATGCGCTTAACAGCGTGGTGGGGGATGGGAAGCTCGGGGAAAATCTTAACGAAATCGTGGATAATGTGCGTGTGCTTACTGACCGCCTGGAGAATACTATCAGAGAAGATGATATCAAACAAATCGTGGATGATATCAGTTCCGCGTCTAAGGATATGGCTAAACTTTCAAGTGAAGTGCTTGATATACTCGAGAAAAACAGGAAGCCTGCTGAAAGTTTAGTGGATAATGTTGCGCAGGCAAGTACAAAACTTGAATCCTTACTCGCAAAGGTTGAGGATAAGGATTCGGTGTTGGGCAAGCTTATCAATGATAAGGATGTCGGTAGGCAGGTGCAGGAAACTATTACCGCTCTTGAGGATACTGCGAATAACGCGCAGGCGGTGCTTGGAAAACTCGGGAAGATTAATACATACTGGGATTACCGCCTTAGATACGACGCTACAACGTCGGTGTTCCGTAATGATTTCGGGTTAAAAATATCGCCGGATGAGGGTAAGTTTTATTTTCTTGGTGTGAACAATATTTCTGATGCAAATTTTGTTGATACGTTCCAAAAACAAAATTCGTTAACCGGCCTTATCGGCAGAGAGTTCATGGATCGGCTTGAACTTTACGCCGGGGTGATACGTTCCTACGGCGGGTTGGGGTTAGCATGGCAGCCGCTGAAGTTCGGGTGGTTGGGGATTGAGCTTAATGCTCAGCTTTTTGAGTTCTCCAGAAAAGTTCCTGCCGCGTTACCCGTTGGGATTGTGGGGACAGAGTTATCGCTGGCGAACTGGTTGCGTTGCGGGATACAAGCTGAAGACGTTTTTGGTTCAGCGACATGGCATACGTATTTTAATGTTGTGATTGAAGATAAGGATATGGCGTACGTTATTGCGTTGTTGGGACTATCAAAACCGTGA